A window of Tepidisphaeraceae bacterium contains these coding sequences:
- a CDS encoding glycosyltransferase family 4 protein yields the protein MNFPLRILFVNQYYWPDRAPTAQSLADLAEFLANRGHEVHIVCSAGQYDSTSSHGEALSSFEVHKGVLVRRIGATSFGRDGKLGNLSQLVDFASFHALCAVHVLSSARKFDVVVTLTTPPLIAIYASVAARLFRTVRHVHWTMNLHPDIGIEMGLLRRTGLLARVLSGLTDWQLRTSAACVSLGDCMTNRLRAKRVSASRISRIPMWGLDLPDGDEEDDFRTEWDLEGRFVVMHAGNAGAICTFDVVREAAVRMRSDDRFVFMFVGAGRQIRELRAFAESHDLTNVRFRPYVPREQLARVLRTGDVHLVSLRAELTGTSVPSKLYGIMAARRPAIFIGAPDSESAAAIRRYSCGKVVSPTDPDAFEAAVRQFAMDPVLRASAGSRGREGYEREFNPTICCTSWATLIESIGTPPDKGRRSTRAKCRAGRASSGSQWLAISAQQRAF from the coding sequence ATGAACTTCCCGCTGCGGATACTCTTCGTCAACCAGTACTACTGGCCCGACCGTGCACCCACCGCGCAATCTCTTGCCGATTTGGCAGAGTTCCTCGCCAATCGAGGGCATGAAGTTCACATTGTTTGCTCCGCTGGCCAATACGACTCGACTTCCAGTCATGGCGAGGCGCTTTCGTCGTTCGAAGTGCATAAGGGCGTTCTCGTTCGACGCATCGGCGCGACCTCCTTCGGACGCGACGGAAAACTTGGCAATTTATCGCAACTAGTCGACTTCGCCTCGTTCCACGCGTTGTGCGCGGTTCACGTGCTGTCGTCCGCCCGGAAGTTCGACGTGGTCGTCACGCTCACTACGCCACCGCTGATCGCCATCTACGCGTCGGTTGCCGCCCGCCTGTTTCGTACGGTGCGGCACGTTCACTGGACGATGAACCTTCACCCGGACATCGGGATCGAGATGGGTCTGCTTCGTCGCACTGGCCTATTGGCCCGCGTCCTATCCGGCCTGACGGATTGGCAATTGCGTACAAGCGCCGCCTGCGTCTCGCTCGGTGACTGCATGACCAACCGGCTTCGCGCCAAGAGGGTCAGTGCGTCGCGAATATCGCGCATTCCCATGTGGGGACTTGATCTTCCGGATGGCGACGAGGAAGACGACTTCAGGACCGAATGGGATCTGGAAGGAAGGTTCGTCGTGATGCACGCCGGCAATGCGGGTGCGATTTGTACGTTCGACGTCGTCCGCGAGGCAGCGGTTCGCATGCGCAGCGATGACCGGTTCGTCTTCATGTTTGTCGGCGCGGGACGCCAGATCCGCGAGCTGAGAGCATTCGCCGAAAGTCACGATCTCACCAATGTGCGGTTCCGCCCGTACGTCCCGCGCGAGCAGCTCGCCCGCGTGCTTCGCACGGGCGACGTGCACCTCGTCAGCCTACGCGCCGAACTCACTGGCACCTCGGTGCCCTCCAAGCTCTACGGCATCATGGCTGCCCGACGACCAGCTATCTTCATCGGAGCACCGGATTCAGAATCGGCCGCCGCGATCCGCCGCTATAGCTGTGGCAAGGTTGTCTCCCCGACTGATCCCGACGCCTTCGAAGCAGCGGTTCGACAATTTGCGATGGATCCTGTGCTGCGCGCAAGTGCCGGCAGCCGTGGGCGCGAGGGCTACGAGCGCGAATTTAACCCCACCATCTGTTGTACAAGTTGGGCGACCCTCATTGAGAGCATCGGTACGCCGCCGGATAAGGGGCGTCGTTCAACTCGAGCAAAGTGCCGTGCTGGTCGCGCTTCATCAGGCTCGCAATGGCTGGCCATTTCAGCACAACAACGAGCATTCTAG
- a CDS encoding sugar transferase, producing the protein MIGSVGLTTTHAIAKRTLDVAVSALALVVLSPLMVLIALSVRADSGGPALFLQARTGLRGRQFRIIKFRTMTDIAAEVNLHEETTSDDPRITRVGRVLRAAGLDELPQLFNVLVGQMSLVGPRPLLAWEIQQCSPRQAQRLLVKPGLTGLAQVMGRNAIPWNDRIEWDLAYIDRASIGLDLWILFWTVPVVLLGKNAYLKPRPPCAMHGSRPSD; encoded by the coding sequence ATGATAGGGAGCGTAGGGCTAACGACGACGCACGCGATTGCCAAGCGCACGCTGGATGTAGCTGTGTCCGCCCTGGCTCTGGTGGTGCTCTCGCCGTTGATGGTGTTGATTGCCTTGTCCGTGCGGGCCGATTCCGGCGGTCCGGCTCTTTTTCTGCAAGCGCGCACGGGGTTGCGAGGTCGGCAGTTTCGGATCATCAAGTTTCGCACGATGACCGACATAGCAGCCGAAGTGAATCTGCACGAGGAGACCACCAGTGACGATCCGCGAATCACGCGCGTCGGCCGTGTGTTGCGGGCCGCGGGCCTCGATGAATTACCGCAACTCTTCAACGTGTTGGTCGGGCAGATGTCGTTGGTTGGCCCGCGGCCCCTGCTGGCGTGGGAGATCCAACAATGTAGTCCAAGGCAAGCGCAACGGCTGTTGGTGAAGCCGGGGTTGACTGGGCTGGCGCAGGTGATGGGGCGGAACGCCATCCCGTGGAACGACCGAATTGAGTGGGATCTGGCGTATATCGATCGTGCGTCGATCGGGCTGGACCTGTGGATCCTGTTCTGGACCGTGCCGGTGGTGCTCTTGGGGAAGAACGCGTACCTCAAGCCGCGCCCGCCATGCGCTATGCACGGATCGAGACCATCAGATTGA
- a CDS encoding DUF4350 domain-containing protein, whose product MKRRWPFWLTMGALMIGALLAYRSAVFSSRSGDAAPLYSTRRHDPYGTAALYTLAIERGLETRRIEQPTLDPDDRGTLIQVPNGTRGAFGGATYHLQTRQLADWIAQGNTVVQLSRVPTELMGHFKIAVAKEVPADLLESIRGEETRGANPDEVPGTNYLARLQGEDKGLPDGRLLLREPMSFADRPNDPRWSVLARVPTYGNAIVAAELRVGRGRLILVGAPTPAINETLGQESNLDFLLSTIGDGPVLLDEWSHGIGHEATIIGFLLEAGLLPILLQVGFVAALYVWSTSQPHASDDEQMSAPEAGVGAGQVATLGFLYSRSLAPDATAERVSAEVTRRLAEALRCRPHDVCARVSSLAPDLRQRCEQLFQRLAAIQPPRDVRCPTCGYDLRGNVTGRCPECGALLSSELRHHIAQLAPSPPSTRGSMKLQTKAAFADALSLSYELSQEIRRESRVAN is encoded by the coding sequence ATGAAGCGACGTTGGCCCTTCTGGCTCACGATGGGCGCTCTGATGATCGGCGCGCTACTGGCCTATCGCTCCGCCGTCTTCAGCAGCCGCAGCGGAGACGCGGCACCGTTGTACTCGACGCGCCGCCACGACCCGTACGGCACCGCGGCGCTCTACACGCTGGCCATCGAACGCGGCCTCGAGACGCGCCGCATCGAGCAACCCACTTTGGACCCGGACGACCGCGGAACCCTGATCCAGGTTCCGAATGGCACGCGGGGCGCGTTCGGCGGCGCCACGTATCACCTTCAGACGCGACAACTGGCGGACTGGATCGCTCAAGGCAATACCGTCGTCCAACTCAGCCGCGTCCCGACCGAACTCATGGGTCACTTCAAGATCGCCGTGGCCAAAGAAGTGCCCGCCGACCTGCTGGAGTCGATTCGAGGCGAGGAGACGCGCGGCGCCAACCCGGACGAAGTGCCCGGCACCAATTACCTGGCGCGACTTCAGGGTGAGGATAAGGGTCTGCCCGACGGACGACTGCTGTTGCGGGAACCGATGAGCTTCGCGGACCGGCCGAACGACCCGAGGTGGTCGGTACTGGCCCGCGTGCCGACGTACGGCAACGCGATCGTCGCGGCCGAATTGCGCGTCGGACGTGGCCGTCTGATCCTCGTCGGCGCGCCGACGCCGGCCATCAACGAAACGCTCGGGCAAGAGAGCAACCTCGACTTCCTGCTGTCGACGATCGGTGACGGCCCGGTCCTACTGGACGAGTGGTCGCATGGCATCGGCCATGAGGCGACGATCATCGGGTTCCTGCTGGAAGCAGGGTTGTTGCCTATCCTGTTGCAAGTTGGGTTTGTGGCAGCCCTATACGTCTGGAGCACGTCGCAACCCCACGCGTCCGACGACGAGCAAATGTCGGCGCCTGAGGCCGGAGTTGGCGCCGGACAGGTCGCGACGCTCGGCTTTCTGTACAGCCGATCGCTGGCGCCCGATGCGACGGCCGAGCGGGTGTCGGCCGAGGTGACGCGACGACTCGCCGAGGCGTTGCGTTGCCGGCCGCACGACGTGTGCGCCCGGGTCTCCTCCCTCGCGCCCGACCTGCGCCAGCGATGCGAGCAGCTGTTTCAACGCCTTGCCGCCATCCAGCCCCCGCGCGACGTGCGCTGTCCCACCTGCGGTTACGATCTGCGCGGCAACGTGACGGGCCGATGCCCGGAATGCGGCGCGTTGCTCAGCAGCGAGCTGCGCCACCACATCGCGCAGCTGGCGCCCAGCCCGCCATCGACCCGGGGTTCAATGAAGTTACAAACCAAAGCGGCGTTTGCTGACGCGCTGAGCTTGTCCTACGAACTGTCTCAGGAGATCCGCCGTGAATCACGAGTTGCCAACTGA
- a CDS encoding DUF4129 domain-containing protein, giving the protein MTLARTTLHLTLSVAAMSSCATLANAAEGTGRAAAPVPAATTDDPHQHLNQILQRPMFRAWRSRQEGPDFRVESPLSEDFDGSWIRKPFTWIGDLFEWLFRSRRNAPRLPNLPSGDGLSTALKAVAWAVLGVALLFLTILLYRVLRRPTATSPAARLLSRQQVRDAMESGDALALGTGQWLDEADRLASEQDFRAVYRALYLALLSGLHTVGKIEHTRNRTNWAYVERYRGPANERQTFGELTTLFDRVWYGRKPASGDDLDVLRHKVALLTQKAAGGGAA; this is encoded by the coding sequence GTGACCCTTGCCCGCACCACGTTGCATCTTACCCTGTCGGTCGCAGCGATGTCGTCGTGCGCGACGCTGGCCAACGCCGCCGAGGGAACTGGCCGCGCAGCGGCGCCGGTGCCTGCCGCAACGACGGACGACCCGCACCAACACCTGAACCAGATCCTCCAGCGGCCAATGTTTCGGGCATGGCGGTCTCGCCAAGAGGGACCCGACTTCCGCGTTGAATCGCCTTTATCAGAGGATTTCGACGGCTCGTGGATCCGTAAACCCTTCACCTGGATCGGGGACCTATTCGAGTGGCTCTTCCGCTCGCGCCGCAACGCCCCTAGGTTGCCGAACCTTCCGAGTGGCGATGGGCTGTCCACGGCGCTGAAGGCAGTGGCGTGGGCGGTGCTGGGGGTGGCGCTGCTGTTCCTGACCATCCTGCTGTACCGAGTCCTCCGCAGGCCCACGGCTACGTCGCCGGCGGCACGGCTGCTGAGCCGCCAGCAGGTCCGTGATGCGATGGAATCGGGTGACGCGCTGGCGCTGGGCACCGGTCAGTGGCTGGACGAGGCCGACCGCCTCGCGAGCGAACAGGACTTTCGCGCCGTCTACCGCGCGCTCTACCTAGCGCTGCTGTCGGGGCTGCACACGGTCGGCAAGATCGAACACACCCGCAACCGGACCAATTGGGCCTACGTCGAGCGGTACCGCGGGCCGGCGAACGAACGGCAGACGTTCGGCGAACTGACGACTTTGTTCGACCGCGTGTGGTACGGTCGCAAACCCGCCAGTGGCGACGATCTGGACGTCCTCCGGCACAAGGTGGCCCTGCTCACGCAGAAGGCGGCTGGCGGGGGTGCTGCATGA
- a CDS encoding DinB family protein: MADETMLMLASEVRGKTLRILETVSDDEARFTGPGLNNSILWHAGHAVVVVEHLSIMPATGREPAYPQGWHEKFAWKSEPAKVTQWPALAEVQEVLRSQLARLQETIGGLAPQQLDRVIDQRRNRTLRYSILHGLHDESGHQGEMYLLRKLYARQSAPQANAAL, encoded by the coding sequence GTGGCGGATGAGACGATGCTAATGCTGGCGAGCGAGGTGCGAGGCAAGACGCTGCGGATCCTGGAGACGGTTAGCGACGACGAAGCCCGCTTTACCGGCCCGGGGCTGAACAACTCGATCCTGTGGCACGCGGGACACGCGGTGGTGGTCGTCGAGCACCTGAGCATCATGCCCGCAACCGGGCGGGAGCCGGCCTATCCGCAGGGATGGCACGAGAAGTTCGCCTGGAAGAGCGAGCCAGCAAAGGTGACGCAATGGCCGGCGCTGGCGGAGGTGCAAGAGGTGCTGCGGTCGCAGCTCGCGCGACTTCAGGAGACGATTGGCGGCCTCGCGCCCCAGCAGCTAGACCGGGTGATCGACCAACGCCGCAACCGCACTTTGCGCTATTCGATCCTGCACGGCTTGCATGACGAGTCGGGGCACCAAGGAGAGATGTACCTGCTGCGCAAGCTCTACGCGCGCCAGTCCGCCCCGCAGGCAAACGCCGCGCTCTGA
- a CDS encoding DUF58 domain-containing protein — protein sequence MTIRPGRLSIAIAAMLALLLVGAVVDPRIAILVLLGDAALVAAVFTVGRRLRRLPIDVQRDGDERAQVDREQAVSFRIANRSHRTVVVRIRQPWPDGFEATGDTLEVTVAPGEVVRGAVVAKPRRRGGINLPPATFELRYAGADLAHVGGQLAAIRMRVFPSLRGMSAYEALRQHHASNLAGAHRHRMIGSGRDFDQLRDYVPDDDFRQVNWKATARRNRPITTVYQAERSQDVLLCLDCGRMMGHAMSGGSTALDHAIDASVMLAHVANRQGDRVGLVLFRDVVTLVRRPGAGMAAVNGMLEDLVDARAEPVFPSYGALTGALRAHQTRRSFVFLFTDLNDPQLAANLAEVLPLITRRHAVTVVSLRDPLLDEIASGPASDRRGVYDVLAARHMVDERAARVRELQRYGATVIEADADSITTGSINAYLNAKARQLV from the coding sequence GTGACGATCCGCCCGGGCCGACTTTCGATCGCGATTGCCGCGATGCTTGCGCTGCTGCTCGTCGGGGCGGTGGTCGACCCGCGCATCGCGATCCTCGTGCTGCTCGGGGACGCGGCGCTGGTGGCGGCCGTGTTCACGGTGGGCCGCCGGCTTCGGCGACTTCCGATCGACGTGCAACGCGATGGTGACGAGCGCGCGCAGGTCGATCGCGAGCAGGCCGTATCGTTCCGCATCGCGAACCGATCGCACCGCACGGTGGTCGTGCGCATTCGCCAGCCTTGGCCGGATGGCTTCGAGGCGACCGGGGACACGCTTGAGGTCACCGTGGCGCCCGGCGAGGTCGTGCGGGGCGCGGTGGTCGCCAAGCCGCGACGCCGGGGCGGCATCAACTTGCCCCCCGCCACGTTCGAGCTGCGCTATGCCGGTGCCGACCTCGCCCACGTTGGCGGCCAACTCGCGGCGATCCGGATGCGTGTCTTCCCAAGCCTGCGCGGCATGAGCGCCTATGAGGCGCTTCGCCAACATCACGCGTCGAACCTCGCCGGCGCGCACCGGCACCGCATGATCGGCTCGGGCCGCGATTTCGACCAGCTCCGCGACTACGTGCCCGACGACGACTTCCGACAGGTGAACTGGAAGGCGACCGCCCGTCGGAACCGCCCGATTACCACGGTTTACCAGGCGGAGCGAAGCCAGGACGTGCTGCTCTGCCTCGACTGCGGGCGAATGATGGGCCACGCGATGAGCGGCGGCAGCACCGCGCTCGACCACGCGATCGACGCGTCGGTCATGCTGGCCCACGTGGCCAACCGGCAGGGTGACCGCGTGGGCCTCGTGCTGTTCCGAGACGTCGTAACGCTCGTTCGCCGGCCCGGCGCCGGGATGGCGGCGGTGAACGGAATGCTGGAAGACCTCGTGGACGCCCGCGCCGAGCCGGTCTTTCCGTCGTACGGCGCCCTGACCGGCGCGCTGCGTGCTCACCAGACCCGCCGGTCGTTCGTCTTCCTGTTCACCGACCTGAACGACCCGCAGCTCGCCGCCAACCTCGCCGAGGTGCTACCGCTGATCACGCGCCGCCATGCGGTGACCGTGGTCAGCCTGCGCGATCCGCTTTTGGACGAGATCGCCAGCGGGCCCGCGAGCGACCGCCGCGGCGTGTACGACGTGCTGGCGGCCCGGCACATGGTCGACGAGCGCGCCGCGCGCGTGCGCGAGCTGCAGCGCTACGGCGCAACGGTCATCGAGGCCGATGCCGACTCCATTACGACTGGCTCCATCAACGCCTACCTGAACGCGAAGGCGCGCCAGCTCGTTTAA
- a CDS encoding MoxR family ATPase — MNHELPTELSAVARSLGTLRTEMSKAVLGQDEVLEQVLVTLLCGGHALLEGVPGVAKTLTIRALAQAVSCVVKRIQFTPDLMPSDIVGTNVFDLSTNSFRLHTGPAFTDLLLADEINRAPAKTQAALLEAMAEGHVTIDGVRHPLSPVFTVFATQNPVEFEGTYSLPEAQQDRFLMKVRVPYPDAQAERSVVEMVHRGAPPDRLDDGTVRPVMTLADLRAVRAALPRVQAEATVIDYLVNIVRATRDHESVLVGASPRGSIFLLGAAKARALLSGRDFVTPDDVVAMMVPVLGHRMTLTAEAEIAGETRAEVLRSILDKVEVPR; from the coding sequence GTGAATCACGAGTTGCCAACTGAATTGTCCGCCGTAGCCCGCTCGCTGGGCACGCTGCGAACCGAGATGTCCAAAGCGGTGCTGGGGCAGGACGAGGTGCTCGAGCAGGTGCTGGTCACGCTGCTGTGTGGCGGGCACGCGCTGCTGGAGGGCGTGCCGGGCGTGGCCAAGACGCTGACGATCCGCGCGTTGGCCCAGGCCGTGTCGTGCGTCGTGAAGCGCATCCAGTTCACGCCCGACCTGATGCCGTCAGACATCGTCGGCACCAACGTCTTCGACCTCAGCACCAACTCGTTTCGCCTGCACACCGGACCGGCCTTCACCGACCTGCTGTTGGCCGACGAGATCAACCGCGCCCCCGCCAAGACGCAGGCCGCGTTGCTGGAAGCGATGGCCGAGGGGCACGTGACGATCGACGGTGTCCGCCACCCGCTCTCGCCGGTCTTCACGGTATTCGCGACCCAGAACCCCGTGGAGTTCGAGGGCACCTATTCGCTGCCGGAAGCGCAGCAGGACCGGTTCCTGATGAAGGTGCGCGTGCCGTACCCCGACGCCCAGGCCGAGCGCTCGGTCGTGGAGATGGTTCATCGCGGCGCGCCACCGGACCGGCTGGACGACGGCACGGTGCGCCCGGTGATGACGCTGGCCGACCTGCGGGCGGTCCGAGCCGCGCTGCCGCGCGTGCAGGCGGAGGCGACCGTCATCGACTACCTGGTGAACATCGTCCGCGCCACGCGCGATCACGAGTCGGTGCTCGTGGGGGCCAGCCCGCGCGGCTCGATCTTCCTGCTGGGCGCCGCCAAGGCACGCGCGCTGCTGAGCGGGCGCGACTTCGTGACGCCCGACGACGTCGTGGCGATGATGGTGCCGGTCCTCGGTCACCGCATGACGCTGACGGCCGAAGCGGAGATCGCCGGCGAGACGCGCGCCGAGGTGCTGCGGTCGATCCTCGACAAGGTCGAGGTGCCGCGGTGA
- a CDS encoding heme-binding protein codes for MVKKNVLALCAAAAIGFAGAIMMGTGSDRNVALAQDAGGTAAGSNAMSAPAGNNAPLTTKDISLEQANQIVSAAIQKARDTNTKMDIAVVDAGGNLKSFARMDGAWIGSIDIAIRKAKTARFFDMPTGEIGKLSQPGGPLYNIEISNGGLISFPGGIPLKDADGTVIGAIGVSGSTVENDHTVAEAGAGAVK; via the coding sequence ATGGTCAAGAAGAACGTGTTAGCCCTGTGTGCCGCGGCAGCGATTGGGTTCGCCGGGGCGATCATGATGGGCACGGGCAGCGACCGCAATGTCGCGCTCGCGCAGGACGCGGGTGGGACGGCGGCCGGTTCGAACGCGATGTCGGCCCCGGCCGGCAACAATGCGCCGCTGACGACGAAGGACATCAGCCTGGAACAGGCAAACCAAATCGTGTCGGCGGCGATTCAGAAAGCGCGGGACACGAACACGAAGATGGACATCGCGGTAGTCGACGCCGGCGGTAACCTCAAGAGCTTCGCGCGGATGGACGGCGCGTGGATCGGGAGCATCGACATCGCGATCCGCAAGGCAAAGACGGCGCGGTTCTTCGACATGCCCACCGGCGAGATCGGCAAGCTGAGCCAGCCCGGTGGCCCGCTGTACAACATCGAGATCTCCAACGGCGGGCTGATCTCGTTCCCCGGCGGCATCCCGCTGAAGGACGCCGACGGCACCGTCATCGGCGCGATCGGCGTCAGTGGCTCGACCGTCGAGAACGACCACACGGTCGCCGAGGCGGGCGCCGGGGCCGTCAAGTAA